Proteins encoded in a region of the Zunongwangia endophytica genome:
- a CDS encoding Crp/Fnr family transcriptional regulator — protein MKSFTQFIQSKVFITDEILQEVLSKFQEKEYTPHQVVLKRAQIANQYYFIISGGLRFFSNKNENEHTAWAFFEGEFITEISSLASRKPTQFTIETIDKTRLLVIERADMETLYARFPVWQEFGRKIWEDICIQQIEQNVNYQTLTAEGIYLKLMENKEFIRKMPIKQLASILGITPNALSRIRGNIKK, from the coding sequence ATGAAATCATTTACTCAATTTATACAATCAAAAGTTTTTATTACGGATGAAATATTACAGGAAGTGCTTTCAAAATTTCAGGAAAAGGAATATACGCCGCATCAGGTAGTACTTAAAAGGGCACAGATTGCCAATCAATATTATTTTATCATTTCTGGAGGATTACGCTTTTTTTCGAATAAAAATGAAAATGAACACACGGCCTGGGCATTTTTTGAGGGGGAATTCATTACGGAGATTAGTAGTTTGGCTTCTAGAAAACCTACCCAATTTACAATTGAGACAATTGATAAAACCAGGTTACTGGTTATCGAACGTGCTGATATGGAGACGTTATACGCGCGCTTTCCTGTCTGGCAAGAGTTCGGGCGTAAAATTTGGGAAGACATTTGTATTCAGCAAATTGAACAAAATGTAAATTATCAAACCTTAACTGCTGAAGGTATTTATTTAAAACTGATGGAAAATAAAGAGTTTATTCGAAAAATGCCCATAAAACAACTTGCCAGCATTTTGGGGATTACCCCTAATGCATTAAGCAGGATTAGAGGAAATATTAAAAAATGA
- a CDS encoding alpha/beta fold hydrolase, whose protein sequence is METQAQYSDKELVKQLPGFTSHLITVNNIQLHYVAGGTGQPLICLPGWPQTWYSFHKVIPELAKKYTVIAVDIRGMGSSDKPINGYDKKTMAKDIFELINKLGIQKAHVLGHDIGGMVASSFAFNYPQAVDKLILMDGAHPSEAMREMSLLPMPGTFGDKINDKTPFLWWMAFNQVKELPEQLLEGRFRYLLDWLFSYVMLDDAKMSDFDREVAAYHYNRPENIRASNAWYQAFEQDIKDMNTYDTLQMPVLGMASESSYEFMKQGLPYIAKNVKVIKVEGSGHYFNEENPQAVIDSLLHFLN, encoded by the coding sequence ATGGAAACTCAAGCTCAATATTCAGATAAGGAATTGGTCAAGCAATTACCGGGATTTACCAGCCATCTGATCACGGTAAATAATATTCAATTACATTATGTTGCAGGTGGTACTGGGCAACCGCTTATTTGCCTTCCCGGCTGGCCGCAAACCTGGTATTCTTTTCATAAGGTAATACCGGAGCTAGCAAAAAAATATACTGTAATTGCAGTAGATATTCGGGGAATGGGCAGCTCAGATAAACCCATTAATGGCTACGACAAAAAGACGATGGCTAAAGATATTTTTGAACTGATCAACAAACTGGGGATCCAAAAAGCACACGTATTGGGACACGATATTGGTGGGATGGTGGCTTCAAGTTTTGCTTTTAATTATCCGCAGGCCGTGGATAAACTTATCCTGATGGATGGCGCCCACCCGAGCGAAGCAATGCGGGAAATGAGCCTGCTCCCTATGCCGGGAACTTTTGGAGATAAAATAAATGATAAGACGCCTTTTTTATGGTGGATGGCTTTTAATCAGGTCAAGGAATTACCAGAACAGCTATTGGAAGGCCGGTTTAGGTACCTATTAGATTGGCTGTTTTCTTACGTAATGTTGGATGATGCTAAAATGAGTGATTTTGACCGGGAAGTTGCCGCCTACCATTATAATCGGCCTGAAAACATTAGGGCATCCAATGCCTGGTACCAGGCTTTTGAACAGGACATCAAGGATATGAATACTTACGACACCCTGCAAATGCCGGTTCTGGGGATGGCCAGCGAAAGCAGCTACGAATTTATGAAGCAAGGTTTACCATATATTGCAAAAAATGTAAAAGTAATTAAGGTAGAAGGTTCCGGACACTATTTTAATGAAGAAAATCCGCAGGCCGTCATTGATTCCTTGCTTCATTTTCTAAACTAA